From the genome of Lotus japonicus ecotype B-129 chromosome 6, LjGifu_v1.2, one region includes:
- the LOC130723253 gene encoding uncharacterized protein LOC130723253, with amino-acid sequence MELEDDLYFADLSKEIALLLMDEHEDPLASYPADSLQVFPGAIQYPPPQFAFLYEQALRRDQSKGTGVFIPQATQPIRRKQRKGRYNNSYSANYQKQSQDTTIMASQAPPIKDSLKSRN; translated from the exons ATGGAACTGGAAGATGATCTATATTTTGCAGATTTGAGCAAGGAAATTGCCCTCCTACTAATGGATGAACATGAAGACCCACTTGCTTCTTATCCTGCAGACTCTCTTCAG GTATTTCCTGGAGCAATTCAATATCCTCCTCCACAGTTTGCATTCCTGTATGAGCAGGCTTTGAGAAGAGATCAGAGCAAAGGGACAGGGGTGTTTATCCCACAAGCAACACAGCCAATAAGAAGGAAGCAGAGGAAGGGAAGATACAACAATTCATACTCAGCAAATTATCAAAAGCAGTCTCAAGACACAACAATAATGGCTTCTCAAGCTCCTCCTATCAAGGATTCCTTGAAATCCAGAAATTAA
- the LOC130725865 gene encoding E3 ubiquitin-protein ligase RHF1A-like — translation MANLTSFSSSFVDDDSSEDSCSICLESFNVHDPSTVTCCKHEYHLHCILEWSQRSKECPICWQSLALKDPASQELLAAVEAEKRLRSRNVNSSSFANSRLNDGHDGSYSEECDFDEQIMQHLVAAASRARFVHRQERRGSAGAGPSANSSVHVRREQPTPTTTSLSQGSSPTSGVPSNVNNQPPTPVVDEVARNTSPQTDVPFRARVIYSQTPPESARRLNTPEMFSFPESIKSKFSAASAKYKESISKGTRGLKEKLLARNASVKELSKGVQREMNAGIAGVARMIERLDLSSKRSAALFPDRTGETSGFPEEVKSVKEHSPSEDNEDVVHHVTSDAPSLISNMVPARVEIAPHVQSGQGALKT, via the exons ATGGCTAATCTCACCtccttctcttcatctttcgTCGACGACGACTCTTCCGAGGACTCCTGCAGTATCTGTCTAGAGTCCTTCAACGTCCATGATCCATCCACT GTTACCTGTTGCAAACATGAATATCATCTGCATTGCATTCTTGAATG GTCTCAAAGAAGCAAGGAATGTCCAATATGTTGGCAATCACTTGCTTTGAAAGACCCTGCCAG CCAAGAGCTTCTAGCTGCAGTGGAGGCTGAAAAACGCTTAAGATCAAGAAATGTAAATTCATCTTCATTCGCTAATTCTCGACTTAATGATGGTCAT GATGGTTCTTACTCAGAAGAATGTGATTTTGATGAACAAATTATGCAGCACCTAGTTGCTGCTGCAAGTAGGGCTCGTTTTGTTCACAGACAGGAAAGGCGGGGATCGGCAGGAGCAGGTCCGTCTGCGAACTCTTCTGTGCATGTTCGTCGAGAGCAACCGACCCCTACAACAACTTCGCTATCTCAGGGTAGTTCACCAACTTCTGGTGTACCATCAAATGTGAACAATCAACCTCCAACACCTGTTGTTGATGAGGTTGCTAGAAATACTAGTCCTCAAACTGATGTTCCTTTCAGAGCCAG AGTTATCTATAGCCAGACACCACCTGAGAGTGCGAGGAGACTAAACACTCCGGAGATGTTCTCCTTCCCTGAATCCATCAAATCCAAATTTTCTGCTGCTTCAGCCAA ATACAAGGAATCAATTTCAAAAGGTACCCGTGGCCTCAAAGAGAAGTTACTTGCCCGTAATGCATCAGTAAAAGAGCTGAGTAAAGGTGTTCAGCGCGAGATGAATGCAGGAATAGCTGGTGTTGCACGGATGATTGAACGCCTCGATCTTTCCTCTAAAAGGTCCGCTGCTCTATTTCCTGACCGTACAGGGGAAACTTCAGGCTTTCCTGAAGAAGTAAAGTCTGTCAAAGAGCATTCTCCTAGTGAAGATAACGAAGATGTGGTTCATCATGTTACTTCAGATGCTCCCTCACTCATCTCTAACATGGTTCCTGCTCGAGTGGAAATTGCTCCACATGTTCAG AGTGGACAGGGTGCATTGAAGACTTAG
- the LOC130726713 gene encoding peroxiredoxin-2F, mitochondrial, with product MASCVMKRAGSSAIQSVSAALRIRSYAKIASGTDIVSAAPNVSLQKARTWDEGVDSKFSTTPIKDIFKDKKVVIFGLPGAYTGVCSSKHVPPYKDNIEKFKAKGIDSVVCVAINDPYTMHAWAEKLQAKDAIEFYGDFDGSFHKSLELVTDLSGALLGTRSERWSAYVVDGKVKTLNVEEAPSDVKVSGADTILGQI from the exons ATGGCATCCTGTGTGATGAAGCGAGCTGGTTCTTCAGCCATCCAATCAGTCTCTGCTGCTCTTCGAATCAGGTCCTACGCAAAGATTGCAAGTGGGACCGACATCGTCTCTGCCGCACCCAATGTTTCTCTCCAGAAAGCTCGCACCTGGGACGAAGGTGTTGATTCCAAATTCTCCACCACTCCAATCAAAGACATCTTCAAG GACAAGAAGGTTGTCATCTTTGGACTCCCA GGTGCATATACAGGAGTTTGTTCAAGCAAACATGTTCCTCCTTACAAGGATAACATTGAAAAGTTTAAGGCTAAAGGGATTGATTCTGTTGTTTGTGTGGCTATTAATGATCCTTATACTATGCATGCGTGGGCTGAGAAGCTTCAAGCTAAAGATGCT ATTGAGTTTTATGGGGACTTCGATGGGAGCTTTCACAAAAGCTTGGAATTAGTTACTGATCTCTCTGGTGCTTTGCTTGGAACACGATCTGAAAG ATGGTCAGCATATGTGGTAGATGGGAAGGTTAAGACTCTTAATGTTGAAGAAGCTCCATCTGATGTCAAGGTTTCTGGCGCAGACACAATTTTGGGACAGATTTGA